From Chryseobacterium joostei, the proteins below share one genomic window:
- a CDS encoding DUF4292 domain-containing protein — translation MKNWIPLLLLLLALSSCKTRNAIKNDTGSTKDSITTAEDNKNPKDVNQPVRDKLTFYEHVLIPPKFEQIKIDSKVRVETGSFVPTLDATIYIENDKKVWMNLRALFLNVARGIATPDGIKGQDKTSKTYIDSDFDYLNNLLNVNFIDYKSLEKILLGRTFVKISDSQFTLTQNAQGYKMVSNVNQKIVTDEKTREYKIALQYDTNYDLLSVNLKDVLSPDELEISYSDWNEYNGIRLPQNVKIIIKGSKSSQILLENTKFDFSRMETPYSVPSSYKKIEIK, via the coding sequence ATGAAAAATTGGATCCCACTCCTTTTATTGCTTCTTGCCTTATCATCCTGTAAAACCCGTAATGCTATTAAAAATGATACGGGCAGCACAAAGGATAGTATTACAACCGCAGAGGACAACAAAAATCCAAAAGACGTAAACCAACCGGTGAGAGATAAACTTACCTTTTACGAACATGTATTGATCCCGCCAAAGTTTGAGCAAATAAAAATCGACAGCAAAGTCCGTGTAGAAACAGGCAGCTTCGTTCCAACACTCGATGCTACCATCTACATTGAAAATGATAAAAAGGTCTGGATGAATCTAAGGGCTCTATTTCTTAATGTAGCAAGAGGAATTGCAACACCAGATGGAATAAAGGGACAGGATAAAACCAGTAAAACCTATATAGATTCTGATTTTGACTATCTTAACAACCTACTGAATGTCAACTTTATTGACTATAAATCACTGGAAAAAATTCTATTGGGAAGAACTTTTGTAAAGATCAGCGATTCCCAATTTACCCTAACTCAGAACGCGCAGGGTTATAAAATGGTTTCCAATGTGAACCAGAAAATTGTAACCGATGAAAAAACAAGAGAGTATAAAATTGCTCTTCAGTATGACACCAACTATGATCTTTTAAGTGTCAATCTAAAGGATGTTTTATCGCCGGATGAACTGGAAATATCTTACAGTGATTGGAATGAATACAACGGAATACGCCTTCCCCAAAATGTTAAAATAATTATAAAAGGCTCAAAATCTAGTCAGATTTTACTGGAAAACACGAAATTTGACTTTTCGAGGATGGAAACACCCTATTCTGTACCATCCAGTTATAAGAAAATTGAGATTAAATGA